One window from the genome of Acidihalobacter ferrooxydans encodes:
- the rnpA gene encoding ribonuclease P protein component, with the protein MNTTQSFPRCVRLTEGRDYRQVYAGAKRSSDQIFAVAWVPGKVEYGARLGLAVSRKCARRAVDRQRIKRIVRESFRQARIRLPAVDIVVSCRVGTARRGNRELRRSLESHWSRLNR; encoded by the coding sequence ATGAACACGACACAGTCCTTCCCGCGCTGTGTCCGCTTGACTGAGGGTCGGGATTACAGGCAGGTATATGCGGGCGCCAAGCGCAGCAGTGATCAGATTTTTGCTGTGGCGTGGGTGCCGGGTAAGGTGGAGTACGGTGCACGTCTCGGCCTCGCCGTATCCCGCAAGTGCGCACGCAGGGCCGTAGATCGACAGCGAATTAAACGTATCGTACGAGAAAGTTTCCGTCAGGCGCGCATCCGTTTGCCTGCAGTCGATATCGTTGTAAGCTGTCGTGTCGGTACGGCGCGGCGTGGAAATCGGGAGTTACGCCGTTCGTTGGAGAGCCACTGGAGCAGGTTGAACCGATGA